A single region of the Brachypodium distachyon strain Bd21 chromosome 3, Brachypodium_distachyon_v3.0, whole genome shotgun sequence genome encodes:
- the LOC100835235 gene encoding protein CHROMATIN REMODELING 20 isoform X2 has product MDGNGKLSVDELKNMEAGHSNGQPGVDIIIIEPERDENKVRGETNVGEGPFEDNREHKCEETDNGVHEEASTSTDDDSDSDFYFLRESENGRTSESDAEENGIEVPLPEEEVEELVAEFLDVESKAAKAQESLEKESLEKIEAEVRLELSERLQGDVLELAVSTEMEQFKNEWSTELDDLEIHSAVLLEQLDAAGIELPSLYKSIESQVPNVCETEAWKNRTHWVGSQVPEEANQSIRKADEYLQSCRPVRRKHGKLLEEGAGGFLAGKVPIGDDGSVQCHEKSWSSFNELIKSKECAESSFGSDNWASVYLASTPQEAAALGLQFPGVDEVEEIAEVEGDVDVIKGFDEIELSEEQRRKYKKVREEDDAKTIRRLRRQMKKRTRSCCKENFGLASSSNGFSELPPLSDNGVLGSSSGLLSSEKHKSDKNEVSGEPLKRAREDDFELDHKRPKTVIVESDDDMLINSKPALGNQVSDSSSAEVKKVVDIIDLDLLPSESPNFGDKALPKVFKCTVCTEMLNARDVHRHPVLDVTICGSCRFLVIEKNRLEGPVSGGYCTWCVQCEQLQSCSSCRMLFCTNCLSKNFGEECLSKAKVAGWQCCCCQPRQLEHLISECDKALSGVESSDLESDNTSGNESDGPVSKHKRKKRIRRIIDDTELGEETKRKIAMEKARQEHLKSMHEQSASKLSRSNIVTFSGVLSEVSLQDAGDGHIVNVAREEDEEPVRIPSSVSSKLKPHQVSGIRFMWENVIQSVRTVKSGDKGFGCILAHNMGLGKTFQVITFLYVVMRCVQLGFRTALIVTPVNVLHNWRKEFTKWRPDELKSLHVFMLEDVARVKRLQLLNKWRAKGGVLLIGYSSFRNLSLGRHAREKYTADEISNALQCGPDILVCDEAHMIKNRRADITHALKQVRTQRRIALTGSPLQNNLMEYYCMVDFVREGFLGSSHEFRNRFQNPIENGQHTNSTSDDVKIMNQRSHILYEQLKGFVQRMDMNVVKNDLPPKKVFVITVKLSQLQRKLYRRFLDVHGFSSGGASEKPLQRSGFFAKYQKLAQIWNHPGLLQMAKEQRGIVRREDAVENFLTDESSSDDNPNIENQLPDREKQKSKTDQQSKKSDFVNEESNWWENLLDANTYMEADYSGKMVLLLDILSTCYELGEKVLVFSQNLTTLDLVEFYLSKLQIKGKERKFWKQGKDWYRLDGSTPSSERQNLVERFNEPANTRVKCTLISTRAGSLGINLHAANRVVLLDGSWNPTHDLQAIYRVWRYGQTKPVYAYRLMAYGTMEEKIYKRQVTKEGLAARVVDRQQVSRTISREEMLHLFEFGDEESLDQCCNGSTIIDHTAVGTEKLSTSSSKTTELPVDKLMLNLLSDHSRWIAGYHEHEALLQENEDERLTKEEQDMAWSSFKKAQQLEAVPRRSHDPERKPNVIALPTQTSLVPPKVTSRSRQPQQPKTNSNQKKCTNLTHLLTLRSHGTKAGCTTSCTECGQDISWETLNRDGGRLR; this is encoded by the exons ATGGATGGGAATGGAAAATTATCAGTTGATGAGTTAAAAAATATGGAAGCTGGCCACTCAAATGGACAACCGGGAGTTGATATCATAATAATTGAACCTGAAAGGGATGAAAATAAAGTTAGGGGAGAAACTAACGTGGGAGAAGGCCCGTTTGAGGACAACAGGGAGCACAAATGTGAGGAAACGGACAATGGTGTGCATGAAGAAGCGTCCACTAGTACAGATGATGATTCAGATagtgatttttattttcttcggGAATCAGAGAACGGACGAACTTCAGAGTCTGATGCTGAGGAGAACGGCATTGAG GTGCCTCTACCTGAGGAAGAAGTTGAAGAATTGGTCGCTGAATTCCTTGACGTTGAGAGCAAA GCAGCTAAAGCGCAAGAATCACTTGAAAAAGAGTCCCTGGAAAAAATTGAAGCTGAAGTAAGGTTGGAATTATCTGAGAGGCTCCAAGGAGATGTG TTGGAGTTAGCTGTGTCAACTGAGATGGAGCAATTCAAGAATGAATGGTCAACTGAACTTGATGATTTGGAGATTCACAGTGCTGTTCTGTTG GAACAACTTGATGCTGCTGGCATTGAACTTCCCAGCCTTTATAAGTCAATAGAAAGTCAAGTCCCAAATGTTTGTGAAACTGAAGCATGGAAAAACAGGACTCATTGGGTTGGTTCTCAAGTGCCTGAAGAAGCAAATCAATCAATCAGAAAAGCTGATGAATACCTCCAGTCTTGTAGACCTGTAAGGAG AAAGCATGGTAAGCTGCTGGAGGAAGGTGCTGGTGGCTTTCTTGCCGGAAAAGTTCCTATTGGTGATGATGGTTCTGTACAGTGTCATGAGAAAAGTTGGAGTTCATTCAATGAACTTATTAAATCAAAGGAGTGTGCCGAAAGTTCTTTTGGCAGTGATAACTGGGCATCAGTTTACCTGGCCAGTACCCCCCAGGAAGCTGCTGCCTTAGGTCTCCAATTTCCAGGGGTTGATGAG GTGGAAGAGATAGCAGAAGTCGAAGGTGATGTTGATGTCATAAAAGGCTTTGATGAAATAGAGCTTTCTGAAGAACAGagaagaaaatacaaaaag GtaagagaagaagatgatgcaAAAACAATAAGACGCTTGCGGCgccaaatgaaaaaaaggacAAGAAGCTGTTGCAAG GAGAACTTTGGTTTGGCCTCGTCATCAAATGGATTCAGTGAGTTGCCTCCGTTATCCGATAATGGTGTTTTGGGTTCCAGCAGTGGCCTTCTTTCATctgaaaaacacaaaagtgATAAAAATGAAGTTTCTGGTGAGCCGCTGAAGCGCGCACGCGAAGATGATTTTGAGCTTGACCACAAGAGGCCAAAAACTGTAATAGTAGAAAGTGATGATGACATGCTGATCAATAGTAAGCCAGCTTTAGGTAACCAGGTTAGTGACAGTAGTTCAGCAGAAGTTAAAAAGGTGGTTGACATTATTGATCTTGATCTCTTACCATCAGAAAGCCCTAACTTCGGTGATAAGGCTTTACCTAAGGTTTTCAAGTGTACAGTTTGCACCGAAATGTTGAATGCCCGTGATGTGCATCGCCACCCAGTACTGGATGTTACTATTTGCGGATCTTGCAGATTTCTGGTGATAGAGAAGAATCGCCTTGAG GGTCCTGTATCTGGTGGTTATTGCACCTGGTGTGTTCAATGTGAACAACTCCAAAGTTGCAGTTCCTGCAGGATGCTTTTTTGTACTAATTGCTTGTCAAAGAATTTTGGTGAAGAATGCCTGTCAAAAGCTAAAGTCGCTGGCTGGCAGTGTTGTTGCTGCCAACCCAGACAACTGGAACACTTGATTTCTGAATGTGATAAGGCCCTGAGTGGTGTTGAATCTTCTGATCTTGAGAGTGACAACACTTCTGGAAATGAAAGCGATGGTCCTGTTAG CAAgcacaaaaggaaaaagaggatAAGAAGAATCATTGATGATACAGAACTTGGGGAGGAAACAAAGCGTAAAATTGCAATGGAGAAG GCTAGGCAAGAACATTTGAAGTCCATGCATGAGCAGTCTGCCAGCAAGTTAAGCAGAAGCAACATTGTAACTTTCTCTGGAGTTCTATCAGAAGTCTCTCTACAGGATGCTGGCGATGGCCATATTGTCAATGTAGCtagggaggaagatgaggaacCTGTTAGAATTCCTAGCAGTGTATCTTCTAAACTGAAGCCTCACCAG GTATCAGGAATAAGATTTATGTGGGAAAATGTTATCCAGTCTGTTAGAACAGTCAAATCCGGGGATAAAGGTTTTGGGTGCATTTTGGCACATAACATGGGGCTCGGGAAAACTTTTCAG GTTATTACATTCTTGTACGTGGTTATGAGATGTGTCCAGTTGGGATTCCGCACCGCACTTATAGTTACCCCTGTTAATGTTCTGCATAACTGGAGAAAAGAGTTCACCAAGTGGCGTCCAGACGAACTAAAGAGTCTTCATGTGTTTATGCTGGAAGATGTTGCAAG GGTAAAAAGGCTACAATTACTaaacaagtggcgagcaaaggGCGGAGTGCTTCTCATTGGTTATTCATCATTTAGAAACTTATCTCTTGGAAGGCATGCGAGAGAAAAATATACCGCAGATGAGATTTCTAATGCTTTGCAG TGTGGGCCAGATATTCTTGTATGTGATGAAGCACATATGATAAAGAATAGGAGAGCTGACATTACACATGCTCTAAAACAAGTAAGGACACAAAGAAGAATTGCATTAACTGGATCGCCGCTACAGAATAACTTGATGGAATATTACTGT ATGGTTGATTTTGTCAGGGAAGGGTTTCTTGGAAGCAGTCATGAATTTCGCAACAG GTTCCAGAACCCCATTGAAAATGGGCAGCACACAAATTCTACATCAGATGATGTCAAGATCATGAACCAACGGTCACACATTTTGTATGAACAGCTGAAAGGTTTTGTCCAGCGGATGGACATGAATGTGGTGAAGAATGATCTACCACCAAAGAAGGTTTTTGTCATTACTGTAAAGCTCTCTCAACTACAAAGAAAGTTATACAGAAGATTCTTGGATGTACACGGTTTCTCAAGTGGTGGTGCTTCAGAAAAACCTCTTCAGCGCAGTGGCTTCTTTGCCAAGTACCAAAAATTAGCCCAG ATATGGAACCATCCTGGTCTTCTCCAGATGGCTAAAGAACAGAGAGGGATTGTGCGCAGAGAAGATGCTGTCGAGAACTTTCTGACGGATGAGAGTTCTAGTGATGACAATCCTAATATTGAAAATCAATTGCCAGACAGAG AGAAACAGAAGAGTAAAACTGATCAGCAGTCCAAGAAAAGCGACTTTGTGAACGAG GAAAGTAATTGGTGGGAGAACCTTCTAGATGCTAATACGTATATGGAAGCTGATTACAGTGGCAAAATGGTCTTGCTCCTTGATATACTGTCAACTTGTTATGAATTGGGTGAAAAGGTATTAGTGTTCAGCCAGAACTTGACCACTCTGGATTTGGTGGAGTTTTATCTCTCTAAGTTGCAAATCAAAGGAAAAGAACGTAAATTTTGGAAGCAGGGCAAGGACTGGTACAG GCTTGATGGGAGCACTCCATCTTCCGAGCGACAGAATCTTGTGGAGAGGTTTAATGAACCTGCAAATACAAGAGTGAAATGCACATTGATATCGACTCGAGCTGGGTCACTGGGTATCAACCTTCATGCAGCAAACCGTGTGGTCCTCCTGGATGGTTCATGGAATCCAACACATGATTTGCAAGCCATTTATCGGGTTTGGAG GTATGGCCAGACCAAACCTGTGTATGCTTACCGCTTAATGGCATATGGAACTATGGAAGAGAAAATATATAAGCGGCAG GTGACGAAAGAAGGGCTCGCAGCAAGGGTGGTGGATAGACAGCAAGTGTCTAGAACAATCTCCAGAGAAGAGATGTTGCATCTTTTTGAATTTGGTGATGAGGAATCATTGGACCAGTGTTGTAATGGTTCTACAATAATTGATCACACTGCCGTTGGAACGGAGAAGCTGTCTACGTCCAGCAGTAAAACCACTGAACTACCTGTTGACAAGCTCATGCTGAACCTACTTAGTGATCACTCTAG GTGGATTGCAGGTTATCACGAACATGAAGCTCTTCTGCAAGAAAATGAAGATGAAAGGCTTACTAAGGAAGAACAAGATATGGCCTGGTCAAGTTTCAAAAAAGCGCAGCAGTTGGAAGCCGTGCCAAGGAGAAGTCATGATCCTGAGAGAAAGCCAAATGTGATCGCTCTTCCAACACAGACCAGCCTTGTGCCCCCCAAAGTTACTTCAAGAAGTCGGCAGCCACAGCAACCAAAGACTAACTCGAACCAGAAGAAATGCACCAATCTAACCCACTTGCTGACTCTAAGAAGTCACGGCACCAAAGCGGGATGCACGACAAGCTGTACGGAATGTGGCCAAGACATTAGCTGGGAAACCCTAAACAGAGATGGTGGTAGGTTAAGGTGA
- the LOC100835235 gene encoding protein CHROMATIN REMODELING 20 isoform X3 — translation MDGNGKLSVDELKNMEAGHSNGQPGVDIIIIEPERDENKVRGETNVGEGPFEDNREHKCEETDNGVHEEASTSTDDDSDSDFYFLRESENGRTSESDAEENGIEVPLPEEEVEELVAEFLDVESKAAKAQESLEKESLEKIEAEVRLELSERLQGDVLELAVSTEMEQFKNEWSTELDDLEIHSAVLLEQLDAAGIELPSLYKSIESQVPNVCETEAWKNRTHWVGSQVPEEANQSIRKADEYLQSCRPVRRKHGKLLEEGAGGFLAGKVPIGDDGSVQCHEKSWSSFNELIKSKECAESSFGSDNWASVYLASTPQEAAALGLQFPGVDEVEEIAEVEGDVDVIKGFDEIELSEEQRRKYKKVREEDDAKTIRRLRRQMKKRTRSCCKENFGLASSSNGFSELPPLSDNGVLGSSSGLLSSEKHKSDKNEVSGEPLKRAREDDFELDHKRPKTVIVESDDDMLINSKPALGNQVSDSSSAEVKKVVDIIDLDLLPSESPNFGDKALPKVFKCTVCTEMLNARDVHRHPVLDVTICGSCRFLVIEKNRLEGPVSGGYCTWCVQCEQLQSCSSCRMLFCTNCLSKNFGEECLSKAKVAGWQCCCCQPRQLEHLISECDKALSGVESSDLESDNTSGNESDGPVSKHKRKKRIRRIIDDTELGEETKRKIAMEKARQEHLKSMHEQSASKLSRSNIVTFSGVLSEVSLQDAGDGHIVNVAREEDEEPVRIPSSVSSKLKPHQVSGIRFMWENVIQSVRTVKSGDKGFGCILAHNMGLGKTFQVITFLYVVMRCVQLGFRTALIVTPVNVLHNWRKEFTKWRPDELKSLHVFMLEDVARVKRLQLLNKWRAKGGVLLIGYSSFRNLSLGRHAREKYTADEISNALQCGPDILVCDEAHMIKNRRADITHALKQVRTQRRIALTGSPLQNNLMEYYCMVDFVREGFLGSSHEFRNRFQNPIENGQHTNSTSDDVKIMNQRSHILYEQLKGFVQRMDMNVVKNDLPPKKVFVITVKLSQLQRKLYRRFLDVHGFSSGGASEKPLQRSGFFAKYQKLAQIWNHPGLLQMAKEQRGIVRREDAVENFLTDESSSDDNPNIENQLPDREKQKSKTDQQSKKSDFVNEGFSGGVCTIVAD, via the exons ATGGATGGGAATGGAAAATTATCAGTTGATGAGTTAAAAAATATGGAAGCTGGCCACTCAAATGGACAACCGGGAGTTGATATCATAATAATTGAACCTGAAAGGGATGAAAATAAAGTTAGGGGAGAAACTAACGTGGGAGAAGGCCCGTTTGAGGACAACAGGGAGCACAAATGTGAGGAAACGGACAATGGTGTGCATGAAGAAGCGTCCACTAGTACAGATGATGATTCAGATagtgatttttattttcttcggGAATCAGAGAACGGACGAACTTCAGAGTCTGATGCTGAGGAGAACGGCATTGAG GTGCCTCTACCTGAGGAAGAAGTTGAAGAATTGGTCGCTGAATTCCTTGACGTTGAGAGCAAA GCAGCTAAAGCGCAAGAATCACTTGAAAAAGAGTCCCTGGAAAAAATTGAAGCTGAAGTAAGGTTGGAATTATCTGAGAGGCTCCAAGGAGATGTG TTGGAGTTAGCTGTGTCAACTGAGATGGAGCAATTCAAGAATGAATGGTCAACTGAACTTGATGATTTGGAGATTCACAGTGCTGTTCTGTTG GAACAACTTGATGCTGCTGGCATTGAACTTCCCAGCCTTTATAAGTCAATAGAAAGTCAAGTCCCAAATGTTTGTGAAACTGAAGCATGGAAAAACAGGACTCATTGGGTTGGTTCTCAAGTGCCTGAAGAAGCAAATCAATCAATCAGAAAAGCTGATGAATACCTCCAGTCTTGTAGACCTGTAAGGAG AAAGCATGGTAAGCTGCTGGAGGAAGGTGCTGGTGGCTTTCTTGCCGGAAAAGTTCCTATTGGTGATGATGGTTCTGTACAGTGTCATGAGAAAAGTTGGAGTTCATTCAATGAACTTATTAAATCAAAGGAGTGTGCCGAAAGTTCTTTTGGCAGTGATAACTGGGCATCAGTTTACCTGGCCAGTACCCCCCAGGAAGCTGCTGCCTTAGGTCTCCAATTTCCAGGGGTTGATGAG GTGGAAGAGATAGCAGAAGTCGAAGGTGATGTTGATGTCATAAAAGGCTTTGATGAAATAGAGCTTTCTGAAGAACAGagaagaaaatacaaaaag GtaagagaagaagatgatgcaAAAACAATAAGACGCTTGCGGCgccaaatgaaaaaaaggacAAGAAGCTGTTGCAAG GAGAACTTTGGTTTGGCCTCGTCATCAAATGGATTCAGTGAGTTGCCTCCGTTATCCGATAATGGTGTTTTGGGTTCCAGCAGTGGCCTTCTTTCATctgaaaaacacaaaagtgATAAAAATGAAGTTTCTGGTGAGCCGCTGAAGCGCGCACGCGAAGATGATTTTGAGCTTGACCACAAGAGGCCAAAAACTGTAATAGTAGAAAGTGATGATGACATGCTGATCAATAGTAAGCCAGCTTTAGGTAACCAGGTTAGTGACAGTAGTTCAGCAGAAGTTAAAAAGGTGGTTGACATTATTGATCTTGATCTCTTACCATCAGAAAGCCCTAACTTCGGTGATAAGGCTTTACCTAAGGTTTTCAAGTGTACAGTTTGCACCGAAATGTTGAATGCCCGTGATGTGCATCGCCACCCAGTACTGGATGTTACTATTTGCGGATCTTGCAGATTTCTGGTGATAGAGAAGAATCGCCTTGAG GGTCCTGTATCTGGTGGTTATTGCACCTGGTGTGTTCAATGTGAACAACTCCAAAGTTGCAGTTCCTGCAGGATGCTTTTTTGTACTAATTGCTTGTCAAAGAATTTTGGTGAAGAATGCCTGTCAAAAGCTAAAGTCGCTGGCTGGCAGTGTTGTTGCTGCCAACCCAGACAACTGGAACACTTGATTTCTGAATGTGATAAGGCCCTGAGTGGTGTTGAATCTTCTGATCTTGAGAGTGACAACACTTCTGGAAATGAAAGCGATGGTCCTGTTAG CAAgcacaaaaggaaaaagaggatAAGAAGAATCATTGATGATACAGAACTTGGGGAGGAAACAAAGCGTAAAATTGCAATGGAGAAG GCTAGGCAAGAACATTTGAAGTCCATGCATGAGCAGTCTGCCAGCAAGTTAAGCAGAAGCAACATTGTAACTTTCTCTGGAGTTCTATCAGAAGTCTCTCTACAGGATGCTGGCGATGGCCATATTGTCAATGTAGCtagggaggaagatgaggaacCTGTTAGAATTCCTAGCAGTGTATCTTCTAAACTGAAGCCTCACCAG GTATCAGGAATAAGATTTATGTGGGAAAATGTTATCCAGTCTGTTAGAACAGTCAAATCCGGGGATAAAGGTTTTGGGTGCATTTTGGCACATAACATGGGGCTCGGGAAAACTTTTCAG GTTATTACATTCTTGTACGTGGTTATGAGATGTGTCCAGTTGGGATTCCGCACCGCACTTATAGTTACCCCTGTTAATGTTCTGCATAACTGGAGAAAAGAGTTCACCAAGTGGCGTCCAGACGAACTAAAGAGTCTTCATGTGTTTATGCTGGAAGATGTTGCAAG GGTAAAAAGGCTACAATTACTaaacaagtggcgagcaaaggGCGGAGTGCTTCTCATTGGTTATTCATCATTTAGAAACTTATCTCTTGGAAGGCATGCGAGAGAAAAATATACCGCAGATGAGATTTCTAATGCTTTGCAG TGTGGGCCAGATATTCTTGTATGTGATGAAGCACATATGATAAAGAATAGGAGAGCTGACATTACACATGCTCTAAAACAAGTAAGGACACAAAGAAGAATTGCATTAACTGGATCGCCGCTACAGAATAACTTGATGGAATATTACTGT ATGGTTGATTTTGTCAGGGAAGGGTTTCTTGGAAGCAGTCATGAATTTCGCAACAG GTTCCAGAACCCCATTGAAAATGGGCAGCACACAAATTCTACATCAGATGATGTCAAGATCATGAACCAACGGTCACACATTTTGTATGAACAGCTGAAAGGTTTTGTCCAGCGGATGGACATGAATGTGGTGAAGAATGATCTACCACCAAAGAAGGTTTTTGTCATTACTGTAAAGCTCTCTCAACTACAAAGAAAGTTATACAGAAGATTCTTGGATGTACACGGTTTCTCAAGTGGTGGTGCTTCAGAAAAACCTCTTCAGCGCAGTGGCTTCTTTGCCAAGTACCAAAAATTAGCCCAG ATATGGAACCATCCTGGTCTTCTCCAGATGGCTAAAGAACAGAGAGGGATTGTGCGCAGAGAAGATGCTGTCGAGAACTTTCTGACGGATGAGAGTTCTAGTGATGACAATCCTAATATTGAAAATCAATTGCCAGACAGAG AGAAACAGAAGAGTAAAACTGATCAGCAGTCCAAGAAAAGCGACTTTGTGAACGAG GGTTTTTCAGGGGGGGTATGCACCATAGTGGCGGATTAA